The following are encoded together in the Streptomyces sp. NBC_00341 genome:
- a CDS encoding DUF397 domain-containing protein produces MSTARAWFKSSYSGDEGGQCLEVAYEWRKSSYSGSEGGQCLEVGYAWQKSSHSGDEGGACVEVAAHTAAVHVRDSKNPDGPELSLPPTAWAAFTAHVAR; encoded by the coding sequence ATGAGCACTGCACGCGCGTGGTTCAAGTCCAGCTACAGCGGTGATGAGGGCGGGCAGTGCCTTGAAGTCGCCTACGAGTGGCGGAAGTCCAGCTACAGCGGCAGCGAGGGCGGCCAGTGCCTCGAAGTCGGCTACGCCTGGCAGAAGTCCAGCCACAGCGGTGACGAAGGCGGCGCCTGCGTCGAAGTCGCCGCGCACACCGCCGCCGTACACGTCCGCGACTCCAAGAACCCGGACGGCCCGGAGCTGTCGCTCCCGCCCACCGCCTGGGCCGCGTTCACCGCACACGTGGCCCGCTGA
- a CDS encoding DinB family protein — translation MTSDNRIGPPNFGSERDMLRAFLDYHRATLAMKCEGLTDEELRQQSVPPSTLSLLGLVRHMAEVERAWFRRPFEDNDAPMVWSDKVDFQAAYDASASTRHEAFAAWDAEVENSRRIEREAESLDQAGYQPRWDEEVSLRMVMVHVLLEYGRHNGHADILREGVDGTVGA, via the coding sequence ATGACCAGCGACAATCGCATAGGGCCGCCCAATTTTGGCAGTGAACGCGACATGCTGCGGGCTTTCCTCGACTACCACCGCGCAACCCTCGCCATGAAGTGCGAAGGGCTCACCGACGAGGAGCTGCGACAGCAGTCGGTGCCGCCGTCCACGCTCTCGCTGCTCGGTCTGGTGCGGCACATGGCGGAGGTGGAGCGTGCTTGGTTCCGTCGACCGTTCGAGGACAACGACGCGCCCATGGTCTGGTCCGACAAGGTCGACTTCCAGGCGGCGTACGACGCGAGCGCGTCGACCAGGCACGAGGCGTTCGCCGCCTGGGATGCCGAGGTGGAGAACTCGCGCCGTATCGAGCGGGAGGCCGAGTCCCTGGACCAGGCCGGGTATCAACCGCGATGGGACGAGGAGGTGTCCCTGCGGATGGTGATGGTGCACGTGCTTCTGGAGTACGGCCGCCACAACGGCCACGCGGACATTCTGCGTGAGGGTGTCGACGGGACCGTGGGCGCCTGA
- a CDS encoding MFS transporter, protein MNASGLATHPVTAPHRRFLAAIVIDSIGTGAFVPVSMLYFLATTSLTTVQVGAALTTAGLLALPAGPLVGGLVDRYGAKPVLLAANLAQALGFAGYLVAGQTWQIVLFAWLNSAGRAVFFGCYGVTVTALAAPGRREHWFGLLGSVRNLGYALGGLLSAVAVTIGTHGGYATVVVVNALSYLAAFALLQAVPNARPEPGQAAAGGWPRVLRDRKYLVLVAHQLCFAASLFVLNIAIPVYAVNVLGLPGWTAGVVFTLNTLMVGFGQGIVVRWLHGRIRSRVLIAAHACFAAGYLLFLAADRMAVLALAIAVVLLGTGSYTFGEILGGPVTSTAAAESAPDALRGRYLALNQLAVTAAGAVAPVALSGLLSTGAAAIWLTLVGVSILGAALAAAIGRTVPAARNRVGGV, encoded by the coding sequence GTGAACGCTTCCGGTCTCGCGACCCATCCCGTGACAGCTCCACACCGCCGCTTCCTCGCGGCGATCGTCATCGACTCGATCGGCACCGGCGCCTTCGTCCCCGTTTCGATGCTGTACTTCCTGGCCACGACTTCACTGACGACGGTGCAGGTAGGTGCGGCGCTGACGACGGCCGGGCTGCTGGCGCTTCCTGCCGGACCGCTGGTCGGCGGACTGGTCGACCGGTACGGCGCAAAGCCGGTACTGCTGGCGGCGAACCTGGCCCAGGCACTCGGCTTCGCGGGGTACCTCGTCGCCGGCCAGACATGGCAGATCGTCCTCTTCGCCTGGTTGAACAGCGCCGGCCGGGCGGTGTTCTTCGGCTGCTACGGAGTGACCGTCACGGCCCTGGCCGCACCGGGCCGGCGCGAGCACTGGTTCGGCCTGCTGGGGTCGGTACGCAACCTCGGCTACGCACTCGGCGGGCTCCTCTCCGCCGTGGCCGTCACGATCGGCACTCACGGCGGCTATGCGACGGTCGTGGTCGTCAACGCCCTCTCCTACCTCGCCGCATTCGCCCTGTTGCAGGCGGTGCCGAACGCCCGCCCCGAGCCCGGCCAAGCTGCGGCTGGAGGTTGGCCGCGCGTGCTCCGGGACCGGAAATACCTGGTACTCGTCGCACATCAACTCTGCTTCGCCGCCTCGTTGTTCGTCCTCAACATCGCGATACCGGTCTACGCCGTGAACGTACTGGGACTGCCGGGCTGGACCGCCGGAGTGGTCTTCACGCTCAACACCCTGATGGTCGGATTCGGCCAGGGCATCGTGGTCAGGTGGCTCCACGGGCGGATCCGCAGCCGCGTTCTCATCGCCGCTCACGCCTGCTTCGCGGCCGGCTACCTCCTGTTCCTCGCGGCAGACCGAATGGCTGTGCTGGCCCTCGCGATCGCCGTCGTGTTGCTCGGCACCGGCAGCTACACCTTCGGGGAGATCCTCGGCGGCCCCGTCACATCGACCGCTGCCGCGGAGAGCGCCCCGGATGCTCTGCGTGGACGTTACTTGGCCCTCAACCAGCTCGCCGTGACCGCAGCAGGAGCGGTCGCTCCGGTCGCGCTATCCGGATTGCTGTCCACCGGGGCAGCCGCGATCTGGCTGACCCTGGTCGGCGTCAGCATCCTCGGAGCCGCGCTCGCCGCCGCAATCGGGAGGACAGTGCCAGCGGCGCGGAACCGCGTCGGGGGCGTCTAG
- a CDS encoding helix-turn-helix domain-containing protein produces MSKAYNVMAATCPSRTVLNRIGARWTVFVVNALDAGPMRFTQLKSHVRGITPKALIETLRAMEYDGLVSRTEIPANPPHVEYALTDLGRSLLMPLRAVREWAERHVPDIERARAQADALR; encoded by the coding sequence ATGAGCAAGGCCTACAACGTCATGGCCGCGACCTGCCCCAGTCGCACCGTCCTGAACCGGATCGGGGCGCGCTGGACGGTGTTCGTCGTGAACGCGCTGGACGCCGGCCCGATGCGATTCACTCAACTCAAGTCACATGTAAGGGGGATCACGCCGAAGGCGCTCATCGAGACGCTTCGCGCGATGGAGTACGACGGTCTGGTCTCCCGCACGGAGATCCCCGCGAACCCCCCGCATGTCGAATACGCCCTCACCGACCTCGGCCGGTCACTGCTCATGCCGCTCCGTGCCGTACGGGAATGGGCCGAGCGCCACGTCCCCGACATCGAACGCGCCCGCGCGCAGGCCGACGCGCTGCGGTGA
- a CDS encoding ArsR/SmtB family transcription factor, translating into MRDQPSHSPPPEDVLEIGAPEQFAALAHPLRQRLLFALGHRPATVSRLAAQLDAKKGNVAHHLKVLREAGLIHIAETRQVRGGTEQYYQRTARHMVVAEPQAAGTAAMLAAVAQELDRSPVEPHLTLRHLRLSPAKAKQLGEALAGLVDDAEDGADGGTEDGAQGGAEGGDEQPVHGALVVLYQQASPTGSTAPGSATPG; encoded by the coding sequence ATGCGAGATCAGCCTTCCCACTCACCGCCCCCCGAGGACGTCCTGGAGATCGGCGCGCCCGAGCAGTTCGCCGCCCTCGCCCACCCGTTGCGGCAGCGGCTGCTCTTCGCCCTGGGCCACCGGCCCGCCACCGTCAGCCGGCTCGCGGCGCAGCTCGACGCGAAGAAGGGCAACGTCGCCCATCACCTCAAGGTGCTCCGCGAGGCCGGGCTGATCCACATCGCGGAGACCCGCCAGGTCCGCGGCGGCACCGAGCAGTACTACCAGCGCACGGCCCGCCACATGGTCGTCGCCGAACCGCAGGCGGCCGGCACCGCCGCGATGCTCGCCGCAGTCGCCCAGGAGCTGGACCGCTCCCCCGTCGAACCCCACCTGACCCTGCGCCACTTGCGTCTCAGCCCCGCGAAGGCGAAGCAACTCGGAGAGGCCCTCGCCGGACTGGTCGACGACGCCGAGGACGGGGCGGACGGCGGGACGGAGGACGGGGCGCAAGGCGGGGCGGAAGGCGGGGATGAACAGCCTGTGCACGGTGCGTTGGTGGTGCTCTACCAGCAGGCTTCGCCGACCGGCTCCACCGCACCCGGCTCCGCCACGCCCGGCTAG
- a CDS encoding S41 family peptidase — MTTPTKLQPAHVIDETVRLLTERYVFPEAAEQIAGLLQLRLAEGAYDVEDAEELSRLVTADLQSVNGDRHLRLKHHAEPVPPKEGAATLEAMRRDFDTSLGGAPRLELLDGGVAVVELAPMLFPLEWAAEPLSAALTLASRAEALIVDLRGNRGGDPDTVAFVCGYLLDERTHLNSMYWRGGERTEQSWSPPYVPGARFGGRKPVYVLTGESTFSAAEELAYDLQQLGRAVVVGESTRGGAHPCQGWTVHPHLEATVPFGRAINPVSGTNWEGVGVQPDVPCAAADSLGRAHTLALAQLAC; from the coding sequence ATGACGACACCGACGAAGCTTCAGCCCGCCCACGTGATCGACGAGACGGTCCGGCTCCTGACCGAGCGCTACGTCTTCCCCGAGGCTGCCGAACAGATAGCGGGCCTGCTCCAACTACGCCTGGCCGAGGGCGCGTACGACGTCGAGGACGCCGAGGAGCTGTCCCGTCTGGTCACCGCGGACCTGCAGTCCGTCAACGGCGACCGGCACCTGAGACTGAAGCACCACGCGGAGCCGGTGCCCCCGAAGGAGGGGGCGGCCACGCTGGAGGCGATGCGCCGGGACTTCGACACCTCGCTGGGCGGTGCGCCCCGGCTGGAGCTGCTCGACGGAGGGGTCGCCGTGGTGGAGCTGGCTCCGATGCTGTTCCCGCTGGAGTGGGCCGCCGAACCGCTGAGCGCCGCCCTCACCCTGGCCTCCCGCGCCGAGGCGCTGATCGTGGACCTGCGCGGCAACCGGGGCGGCGACCCGGACACGGTGGCCTTCGTCTGCGGTTACCTGCTGGACGAGCGCACCCACCTCAACTCCATGTACTGGCGCGGCGGCGAGCGCACCGAGCAGTCGTGGAGCCCGCCGTACGTTCCCGGCGCGCGCTTCGGCGGCAGGAAGCCGGTGTACGTGCTGACCGGCGAAAGCACCTTCTCCGCCGCCGAGGAGCTGGCGTACGACCTCCAGCAGCTCGGCCGCGCCGTGGTCGTCGGCGAGAGCACCCGGGGCGGCGCGCACCCGTGCCAGGGCTGGACCGTGCACCCGCACCTGGAGGCCACCGTCCCCTTCGGCCGCGCCATCAACCCCGTATCCGGCACGAACTGGGAGGGCGTCGGTGTCCAGCCGGACGTCCCCTGCGCCGCCGCCGACTCCCTCGGCCGGGCGCACACGCTGGCCCTTGCCCAACTGGCTTGCTGA